In one Leptospira yasudae genomic region, the following are encoded:
- a CDS encoding alkene reductase, producing the protein MNVEFKSSVDLFGSAKLGSIDLKNRIVMAPMTRSRALNNVPNSIMAEYYSQRAGAGLIVTEGTAPSPNALGYSRIPGIFSKEQVEGWKLTTKAVHAKGGKIFVQLMHTGRVGSTANLPSGAELVAPSAVQLSGENWTDAQGMQPYALPREMNSQDIQKTIEEFVQAAKNAIEAGFDGVELHGANGYLIEQFLNPNSNRRTDSYGGSNENRIRFAVEVARAVSSAIGKEKTGIRISPYGVFNEMGAFDGIEEQYELLAKELNHVGLAYIHLVNHSAMGAPPVPESVVQKIRNQFKNVIILSGGYDKTRAQSDLESNKAGLIAFGRPFIANPDFVSRLKSDQTLADADQSTFYTPGEKGYSDYPNYN; encoded by the coding sequence ATGAACGTAGAATTTAAATCTTCCGTAGACCTTTTCGGGTCGGCAAAACTCGGAAGCATCGACCTCAAAAATAGAATCGTAATGGCTCCCATGACGAGATCCCGCGCTTTAAACAACGTTCCCAACTCGATCATGGCGGAATATTATTCCCAGAGAGCCGGTGCGGGGTTGATCGTTACGGAAGGAACGGCGCCTTCTCCGAACGCATTGGGATATTCGCGTATTCCCGGAATTTTCAGCAAAGAACAAGTGGAAGGATGGAAACTTACGACTAAAGCCGTTCACGCAAAGGGCGGAAAGATTTTCGTTCAGTTGATGCATACTGGTCGGGTCGGAAGTACGGCAAATCTTCCGAGCGGCGCCGAGTTAGTAGCGCCTTCCGCGGTTCAACTCTCAGGAGAAAACTGGACCGATGCACAAGGGATGCAGCCTTACGCTCTTCCTCGCGAAATGAATTCGCAAGATATTCAAAAAACGATCGAAGAATTTGTTCAGGCTGCAAAGAACGCGATCGAAGCGGGGTTTGACGGCGTGGAACTTCACGGCGCAAACGGATATTTGATCGAACAATTCTTAAATCCGAACTCGAATCGCAGAACCGATTCCTACGGCGGTTCGAATGAGAATCGGATTCGATTTGCGGTGGAAGTCGCGCGTGCGGTTTCATCCGCCATCGGAAAAGAGAAAACCGGAATTAGAATTTCTCCTTACGGAGTCTTTAATGAGATGGGAGCGTTTGACGGAATCGAAGAGCAATACGAACTCCTTGCAAAAGAATTGAATCATGTCGGTTTAGCATACATTCATCTCGTGAATCATAGCGCGATGGGCGCACCTCCCGTTCCCGAAAGCGTAGTTCAAAAGATCAGAAATCAATTTAAGAATGTTATAATATTGAGCGGCGGTTACGATAAGACTCGCGCACAATCGGATCTCGAATCGAATAAGGCGGGATTGATCGCTTTCGGAAGGCCGTTTATCGCCAATCCTGATTTCGTTTCCAGATTGAAATCGGATCAGACTCTCGCCGACGCGGATCAAAGTACGTTCTATACTCCCGGTGAAAAAGGATATTCGGATTATCCGAACTACAACTGA